The genomic interval GAACAAAGGAGGAAGCGGAAGAACTTGTACACGATTTGTTTGAAAGCCTTTGGAACAAACGTGCCGAAAGTAATATCAGGCATTTGAGCTCATACCTGGTTATTTCTTTAAAAAACCTGATCAACAATCATATAAAGTCGAGAATAACGTGGCGAAAATATCAGGAATATATACTACTTAATAAAATACAGGAAATATATTCAACAGATGAGAACATTGCATTCAATGATTTATCACAAGCCATTGATAAAGCGATGAAGAAACTTCCTGAAAAAACAAGCAAAGTTTTTCAGCTTAGCCGGTTCGAGAACCAATCTGTTAAGGACATTGCCAAAGAATTGCAGATATCCGAAAAAGCAGTGGAATACCATATTACGAAATCACTCAAAGTATTAAAAGATCATCTTTGGATCTATCAAACTGATAACTGAGTATTTCTAAACCCAATAAATGTGAATCAATACGATTTTGATATTGTCCTGAAAAAGTACTTGTCCGGGCAGCATTCGCCGGAAGAAGAAAAGTTGATCAATGATTATCTCCAGGATAATTCAATGATTGATACGGCTGTTTTTGAGGCTGAAAAGGATATGATCGGAAAAAGGATTAAAAAGAAACTGTACGCCAATACAATTGGAACGCCTTTACTAATTCGTTTAAGGCCATGGTTTATGGCAAGTGCGGCTTCTGTATTAATCATTTTAGGCTGCTGGTTTTTTATCAGTAAAACTGAGTATTCAAATGTCATTTTCAATTCAGGCATAATCCTTAATCCGGGTGTAGTTGAAATAAAAAACACTTCCAATAAATCGCAGACAATACCCCTTGAAGACGGAAGTGTGGTAACATTGAAAAAGAACAGCAGTATTAGTTTTCCCGAACATTTTGGCAAAAAAAACAGGCTGGTGTATTTACATGGCGAAGCATTTTTCCGGATTAAAAGAAATCCTGCCAAACCATTTATTGTATCAACAGGAAATTTGCAAACAAAAGTACTTGGAACCAGTTTCACTGTAAAGTCCTATGACGAATCTGCGACGGTTGAAGTTCAGGTCAAATCCGGCCGGGTTTCTGTATATGAAGTAGCAGAGAAAAAATCGGTGAATAGCAACGGTGTTATACTGACTCCAAACCAGAAAATCATTTTCGACAAAAAATCTAAAAAAATGGAATTGTCTATTGTCGAAAAACCAATGATCATTGTACCACTAAATGAAACAGAGCATAGATTTACATTTTTGGAAATACCGGTCAAAACCGTTTTTTCAGAGTTGGAGAAGTCATATGGAATTGATATTGTGTTAGAAAACGATGTAATGGATGCCTGTCTGTTTACAGGAGACCTGAACGGCTTGCCTTTGTTCGATCAGCTTGATCTGATCTGTAAATCAGTTAATGTTACATATGAGAGACGCGGAACTGCCCTGTTCGTCCAGGGAACAGGCTGCGGCACTGAATAATTAAATTATTGAAAAACCGGTGATTTTACCATTAAGATCACCACCATAAATCCTGTTGATAATCAGCAGTTCTTGTTCTTTTGCATTGAAAACCATTTAAAATTATGCATAAAAAAATACCCGAAAAAGTTGTTTACAAAGTCATGAGTACTATGTTCAAACAACTATTTATTTCTGCTTTATTTTGCGGCATTGCACTGGCCCACAGCATTTCCGGGCAGGAATTGCTGAACAAAGAGGTTTCGCTTAAAGTGGAATCTATGGAAATAAAAAAGATCCTGAATCTGATAGAGAAGCAGGCTGATGTAAAATTCGTGTACAGCACCAACAGTATTCAGGGTGCTCAGAATACTTCATTAAAAGAAATTAAAGGCCCGTTATATAAAGTGCTGGATCAGCTTCTGGCCCCGATCAACGTATCTTTTGAAGTAGTTGGTAATACCCGGATACTACTTAGAAAAAAGTAGCAGGAACCAATACCCAGTCACAGGGAATGCTGGTTCCCAATCTTTTAATTGACCGTAAAATTTCGGGAAAAGTATCGGATGAAAAAGGCGAAGGCCTGCCAGGTGTGAACGTACTGGTAGTTGGAAGCCAGCAGGGTACTTCCACCAACGAAAAGGGTGAATATCAATTATCTATAGCGGACGGGGCAGTAACGCTTAAATTTTCATTTATTGGCTATGTGAGCCAGGAAGTTGTTTCAGACAAAAATAGCGTTGTCAATATTTCTCTTGCTCCTGATGTAAGTGCGTTGAATGAGGTTGTAGTTGTTGGATATGGTACGCAGGAAAAGAAAGATGTTACCGGTGCCGTATCTTCGGTAAAAGGGGCAGACTTTCAGAACCTGCCTTCCGGTGGTGCACAACAGGCACTTCAGGGAAGAGCGTCGGGCGTGAA from Dyadobacter sp. NIV53 carries:
- a CDS encoding RNA polymerase sigma factor — translated: MKKLLTDEELVIQLSESNKNAFEEVYNRYWYKLFCISYHQTGTKEEAEELVHDLFESLWNKRAESNIRHLSSYLVISLKNLINNHIKSRITWRKYQEYILLNKIQEIYSTDENIAFNDLSQAIDKAMKKLPEKTSKVFQLSRFENQSVKDIAKELQISEKAVEYHITKSLKVLKDHLWIYQTDN
- a CDS encoding STN domain-containing protein, translating into MHKKIPEKVVYKVMSTMFKQLFISALFCGIALAHSISGQELLNKEVSLKVESMEIKKILNLIEKQADVKFVYSTNSIQGAQNTSLKEIKGPLYKVLDQLLAPINVSFEVVGNTRILLRKK
- a CDS encoding FecR family protein gives rise to the protein MNQYDFDIVLKKYLSGQHSPEEEKLINDYLQDNSMIDTAVFEAEKDMIGKRIKKKLYANTIGTPLLIRLRPWFMASAASVLIILGCWFFISKTEYSNVIFNSGIILNPGVVEIKNTSNKSQTIPLEDGSVVTLKKNSSISFPEHFGKKNRLVYLHGEAFFRIKRNPAKPFIVSTGNLQTKVLGTSFTVKSYDESATVEVQVKSGRVSVYEVAEKKSVNSNGVILTPNQKIIFDKKSKKMELSIVEKPMIIVPLNETEHRFTFLEIPVKTVFSELEKSYGIDIVLENDVMDACLFTGDLNGLPLFDQLDLICKSVNVTYERRGTALFVQGTGCGTE